A window of the Theileria parva strain Muguga chromosome 2, complete sequence, whole genome shotgun sequence genome harbors these coding sequences:
- a CDS encoding SVSP family protein, whose translation MYKNIVYNFILIFIIIKYVESQDNDPDQPADDEEDEDNFDVLDLEQIIQQRLSRFDDPQYQPQYQQLQESQYLPQPQTQPQHFPGYQPESQEYQPEPQYQPEHQYYPGYQQEQQEPQQYQTDTYGYYQPPAPTQQVPQQLDQYYDQYESTPQVPQQQYYEPPQPTQQPSYQHYEPSHPTQPQSTYQYYQPTTAPPPQPQVPQPQYQYYLPPPTQPPQTQPQTTDDDENFYVTEHDQVHQVPSTGDPEFIYGPSQPPTQYPIPPQQTIGESTEQPIKPRKRATKRKDPRTPEKQGDEQPIKLKKPRPVKKTIDIKFYKRNYLGMLVPMSGEDYVVKHNDRDKAKYDFISNLEQIESDGEIIFEHLYGTPYFSSLTHSKRTNIHILTNGEGFILIKKIRGEWRRTDAPIPDYVKLFKQDLEGNDVLLTKYHYTITFTSNGSFRYEMLPGVECHKIVVDGLVAWEKTEEDEGFPLVFYVTPKMSVMVNFEGYFKVFERRGSKYTRLFTKSSAGRSKYH comes from the coding sequence ATGTACAAaaatattgtgtataattttatattaatatttataataataaaatatgttgaATCACAAGACAATGATCCTGATCAACCTGctgatgatgaagaagatgaagataACTTTGATGTTTTAGATCTAGAACAAATCATTCAGCAACGACTTAGTCGTTTTGATGACCCTCAATACCAAccacaatatcaacaattacAAGAATCTCAATATCTACCCCAACCACAGACTCAACCCCAACATTTCCCAGGATATCAACCTGAATCACAAGAATATCAACCAGAACCTCAATATCAACCCGAACACCAATATTATCCAGGATATCAGCAAGAACAGCAAGAACCTCAACAATATCAAACTGATACTTATGGGTATTATCAACCTCCAGCACCTACTCAACAAGTACCACAACAACTGGATCAGTACTATGATCAATATGAATCAACACCTCAGGTACCTCAACAACAATATTACGAACCACCTCAACCTACTCAGCAACCAAGTTATCAGCATTATGAACCTAGTCATCCTACTCAACCACAATCAACttatcagtattatcaaCCTACTACGGCTCCACCGCCTCAGCCACAAGTACCACAACCACAGtatcagtattatttaccaCCACCAACTCAACCACCTCAAACTCAACCACAAACTACAgatgatgatgaaaatttttatgtgACAGAACATGATCAAGTACATCAAGTGCCTTCTACAGGTGATCCTGAGTTTATATATGGACCAAGTCAACCGCCAACACAATATCCCATTCCACCTCAACAAACTATTGGTGAAAGTACTGAACAACCAATTAAACCGCGAAAAAGAGCAACAAAGAGAAAAGATCCTCGAACGCCAGAAAAACAAGGTGATGAACAACCGATTAAGCTAAAAAAGCCTAGACCAGTTAAAAAAACAATTGATATCAAATTCTATAAAAGAAATTATCTGGGAATGCTTGTACCAATGTCTGGTGAAGATTATGTCGTAAAACATAATGATCGAGATAAAGCAAaatatgattttatttcaaaTCTTGAGCAGATAGAATCTGATGGTGAGATTATTTTTGAACATTTATACGGAACACCGTATTTTTCATCATTAACTCACAGTAAAAGAACTAACATTCATATACTGACAAATGGTGAAggatttatattaattaaaaaaattagagGGGAATGGAGAAGAACTGATGCTCCGATTCCAGACTATGTAAAACTATTCAAACAGGATCTTGAAGGCAATGATGTTTTATTGACCAAATatcattatactattactttTACCTCAAATGGATCCTTTAGATACGAAATGTTGCCAGGTGTAGAATGCCATAAAATAGTTGTTGACGGTCTAGTGGCATGGGAGAAAACTGAAGAGGATGAAGGTTTCCCTCTAGTTTTTTATGTTACACCAAAAATGAGTGTTATGGTTAACTTTGAAGGATATTTCAAAGTGTTTGAAAGGAGAGGTAGCAAATATACTCGCTTGTTCACTAAGTCTAGTGCCGGAAGATCTAAATATcactaa
- a CDS encoding SVSP family protein, protein MRCVTYKCILIFIIIKYVESQDNNPDQPADEEDEDDNFEVLDLEQIIQERISRFDDPRYQPQYQQLEESQYPPQPQAQPQYYDLDQGETQGYQTQPQYYDVYQPQQYGPYQTPQFQTHPLEQQPYVPVTHPQTITQEQEQTQQQVSQYYYYGSETQDPYGYQQPYGTQSLYDTGQQPITDTQTQEQYYGPPPTQPSQPQYQHYEPSHPTQQQSYQYYGPPTPIQSQPQQVPQQQYYQHYVPTLTQTSTQPSYQYYDPYEPPQTYQPQEQYYGPPQPQPQPSYQHYVPSQPQVTQQPQTQPQPQTPSQPPITQPPQPQPQTIEDDDNFYVTEHAYAQQPQPQKKQRKRKKPTKRKQIQPPSGDQSDEISLSEDDEQPIKRKKTLLKRYDIKFYKRDNLGMLVEMNEGDYNVTFNDKDKKKYLFISNLERIECDGEIIFEHSSGTPYFPLVNHSKKTNIHILTNSGGFILIKKIKGQWIRTDAPIPDYVYLYTQDSEGSEVLLTKYHYTITFTSLGSFRYELLPGIKCHKIIVNGLVAWEKTEEDEGFPLVFYITPKMSVMVNFEKYFKLFERKARKYRHFCTKSSGVKPKYL, encoded by the coding sequence ATGAGATGTGTGACATAcaaatgtatattaatatttataataataaaatatgttgaATCACAAGACAACAATCCTGATCAACCAGctgatgaagaagatgaagatgataattttgaagTTTTAGATCTAGAACAAATCATTCAGGAAAGAATTAGTCGATTTGATGATCCTCGATATCAAccacaatatcaacaattagAAGAATCTCAATATCCACCCCAACCACAAGCTCAACCCCAGTACTATGATCTTGATCAAGGAGAAACACAAGGATATCAAACTCAACCCCAGTATTATGATGTTtatcaacctcaacaaTATGGACCGTACCAGACACCTCAATTTCAGACTCATCCCCTAGAACAACAACCATATGTACCCGTAACTCATCCTCAAACAATAACTCAAGAACAGGAACAAACTCAACAACAAGTATCtcaatattactattatgGAAGTGAAACCCAAGATCCTTATGGATATCAACAGCCATATGGAACACAGTCTCTTTATGATACTGGTCAACAACCAATAACTGATACTCAAACACAAGAACAATATTACGGACCACCACCTACTCAACCCAGTCAACCACAGTATCAGCATTATGAACCTAGTCATCCCACTCAACAACAAAGTTATCAGTATTACGGGCCTCCTACGCCTATTCAGTCTCAACCTCAACAAGTACCACAACAGCAATATTATCAGCATTACGTACCTACACTTACTCAAACATCCACTCAACCAAGTTATCAGTATTACGATCCTTATGAACCTCCTCAAACATACCAACCACAAGAACAATATTACGGACCacctcaacctcaaccacAACCAAGTTATCAGCATTACGTACCTAGTCAACCTCAAGTAACCCAACAACCACAGACTCAGCCACAACCACAAACACCCAGTCAACCACCAATAACTCAGCCCCCTCAACCACAACCTCAAACAATAGAAGACGATGACAATTTTTATGTCACAGAACATGCATATGCACAACAACCACAACCACAAAAGAAACAAAGAAAAAGAAAGAAACCAACAAAAAGAAAACAAATTCAACCTCCAAGTGGAGATCAATCGGATGAGATAAGTCTGTCAGAAGATGATGAACAACCGATTAAACGAAAAAAAACGTTACTTAAAAGATAtgatatcaaattttataaaagaGATAATTTGGGAATGCTTGTAGAAATGAATGAGGGTGACTATAATGTTACATTTAatgataaagataaaaaaaaatatttatttatttcaaatCTTGAACGGATAGAATGTGATGGTGAGATTATTTTTGAACATTCAAGTGGAACTCCATATTTTCCATTGGTAAATCACAGTAAAAAAACTAACATTCATATACTGACCAACAGCGGTggatttatattaattaaaaaaattaaagggCAATGGATAAGAACTGATGCTCCGATTCCAGATTACGTATATCTATACACACAAGATTCTGAAGGCAGTGAAGTTTTATTGACCAAATatcattatactattactttTACCTCACTTGGATCTTTTAGATACGAACTGTTGCCAGGTATAAAATGccataaaataatagttaatGGTCTAGTGGCATGGGAGAAAACTGAAGAGGATGAAGGTTTTCCTCTAGTGTTTTATATTACACCAAAAATGAGTGTTATGGTTaactttgaaaaatatttcaaaCTGTTTGAAAGGAAAGCTCGTAAATATAGACACTTCTGCACTAAGTCTAGTGGCGTAAAACCTAAATATCtctaa
- a CDS encoding SVSP family protein — translation MRCVTYKCILIFIIIKYVESQDNNPDQPADEEDEDDNFEVLDLEQIIQERISRFDDPRYQPQYQQLEESQYPPQPQAQPQYYDLDQGETQGYQTQPQYYDVYQPQQYGPYQTPQFQTHPLEQQPYVPVTHPQTITQEQEQTQQQVSQYYYYGSETQDPYGYQQPYGTQSLYDTGQQPITDTQTQEQYYGPPPTQPSQPQYQHYEPSHPTQQQSYQYYGPPTPIQSQPQQVPQQQYYQHYVPTLTQTSTQPSYQYYDPYEPPQTYQPQEQYYGPPQPQPQPSYQHYVPSQPQVTQQPQTQPQPQTPSQPPITQPPQPQPQTIEDDDNFYVTEHAYAQQPQPQKKQRKRKKPTKRKQIQPPSGDQSDEISLSEDDEQRPVKRKKCKIVKKTKHIKFYKIDIQGNPLEMNEGDYNVTFNDKDKKKYLFISNLERIECDGEIIFEHSSGNPYSSSLTHSKRTNIIIITISEGFILIKKSSGEWERTDYKIPDYVKLFTQDDGGNDVLLTSNDYDIDFTSKASFRYAMRPGVKCTKIIVNGLVAWKKTNKNDDGSPLVIYVTPKLRVIIDFEGYYKLLEIRGNRYKLSHTKKISKGSKHS, via the coding sequence ATGAGATGTGTGACATAcaaatgtatattaatatttataataataaaatatgttgaATCACAAGACAACAATCCTGATCAACCAGctgatgaagaagatgaagatgataattttgaagTTTTAGATCTAGAACAAATCATTCAGGAAAGAATTAGTCGATTTGATGATCCTCGATATCAAccacaatatcaacaattagAAGAATCTCAATATCCACCCCAACCACAAGCTCAACCCCAGTACTATGATCTTGATCAAGGAGAAACACAAGGATATCAAACTCAACCCCAGTATTATGATGTTtatcaacctcaacaaTATGGACCGTACCAGACACCTCAATTTCAGACTCATCCCCTAGAACAACAACCATATGTACCCGTAACTCATCCTCAAACAATAACTCAAGAACAGGAACAAACTCAACAACAAGTATCtcaatattactattatgGAAGTGAAACCCAAGATCCTTATGGATATCAACAGCCATATGGAACACAGTCTCTTTATGATACTGGTCAACAACCAATAACTGATACTCAAACACAAGAACAATATTACGGACCACCACCTACTCAACCCAGTCAACCACAGTATCAGCATTATGAACCTAGTCATCCCACTCAACAACAAAGTTATCAGTATTACGGGCCTCCTACGCCTATTCAGTCTCAACCTCAACAAGTACCACAACAGCAATATTATCAGCATTACGTACCTACACTTACTCAAACATCCACTCAACCAAGTTATCAGTATTACGATCCTTATGAACCTCCTCAAACATACCAACCACAAGAACAATATTACGGACCacctcaacctcaaccacAACCAAGTTATCAGCATTACGTACCTAGTCAACCTCAAGTAACCCAACAACCACAGACTCAGCCACAACCACAAACACCCAGTCAACCACCAATAACTCAGCCCCCTCAACCACAACCTCAAACAATAGAAGACGATGACAATTTTTATGTCACAGAACATGCATATGCACAACAACCACAACCACAAAAGAAACAAAGAAAAAGAAAGAAACCAACAAAAAGAAAACAAATTCAACCTCCAAGTGGAGATCAATCGGATGAGATAAGTCTGTCAGAAGATGATGAACAAAGGCCTGTTAAGCggaaaaaatgtaaaatagttaagAAAACTAAAcacataaaattttataaaattgatattcAAGGTAATCCGTTAGAAATGAATGAGGGTGACTATAATGTTACATTTAatgataaagataaaaaaaaatatttatttatttcaaatCTTGAACGGATAGAATGTGATGGTGAGATTATTTTTGAACATTCAAGTGGAAATCCATACAGTTCATCATTAACTCACAGTAAAAGAAcaaacattattatcattacCATTAGTGAAggatttatattaattaagaAAAGTAGTGGGGAATGGGAAAGGACtgattataaaattccAGATTACGTAAAACTATTCACACAAGATGATGGAGGCAATGATGTTTTATTGACTAGTAATGATTATGATATTGATTTTACCTCAAAAGCATCTTTTAGATACGCAATGAGACCAGGTGTAAAAtgtactaaaataatagttaatGGTCTAGTGGCATGGAAGaaaactaataaaaatgatgatGGTTCTCCTTTAGTGATTTATGTCACACCAAAATTGCGTGTTATAATTGACTTTGAGGGATATTATAAACTGTTGGAAATTCGTGGTAATAGATATAAACTGTCACACACtaaaaaaatttcaaaagGATCTAAACATtcctaa
- a CDS encoding SVSP family protein, with protein MNKHIVYNFVLIFIIIQCVESQDNNPDQPADDEEDEDNFDVLDLEQIIQQRLSRFDDPQYQPQYQQLQESQYPTQPETQPQHYDYYQPELQGYHSELSYYQPQHQYYPGYQPESQGYQPEYQYYQPQPYGQYQPYEIQIQTQEPIPYYVPPQQPGQYYIPPVTQPTQQPSYQNYYPGYPPHQPSYQHQHYEPPVTQPAQQQQYYQPSQPTQTQPQLPQPQYEYYEPSHPSHTTQPQHQYYEPPQTYQPQQYYQHTTAPQTSQQQPIYQYYEPPSTQPQTQPQPQPQTQTEVTQPPQTQTQTVEDDDNFYVTEHDQVQQPQPQKKPTKRKKPITTQQIQPPSGDEDEEDDDEQPIKLKKPRYIKITKHIKFYKRNYLGMLVPMSGEDYVVKHNDRDKAKYDFISNLEQIESDGEIIFEHLYGTPYFSSLTHSKRTNIHILTNGEGFILIKKIRGEWRRTDAPIPDYVKLFKQDLEGNDVLLTKYHYTITFTSNGSFRYSFLPGVECHKIVVDGLVAWEKTEEDEGFPLVFYITPKMSVMVNFENYFKVFERRGSKYTRLFTKSSAGRSKYH; from the coding sequence atgaaCAAGCatattgtttataatttcgtattaatatttataataatccaATGTGTTGAATCTCAAGACAACAATCCTGATCAACCTGctgatgatgaagaagatgaagataACTTTGATGTTTTAGATCTAGAACAAATCATTCAGCAACGACTTAGTCGTTTTGATGACCCTCAATACCAAccacaatatcaacaattacAAGAATCTCAATATCCAACCCAACCAGAGACTCAACCCCAACATTATGATTATTACCAACCTGAATTACAAGGATATCATTCAGAATTATCATATTATCAACCCCAACATCAGTATTACCCAGGATATCAACCTGAATCACAAGGATATCAACCTGAATATCAGTACtatcaacctcaaccaTATGGTCAATACCAACCATACGAAATCCAGATTCAAACTCAAGAACCAATACCATATTATGTACCACCACAGCAACCAGgtcaatattatatacctccAGTAACTCAACCTACTCAACAACCAAGTTATCAAAATTACTACCCTGGGTATCCTCCACATCAACCATCCTATCAACATCAGCATTACGAACCTCCAGTAACTCAACCTGCTCAACAAcaacagtattatcaacCTAGTCAACCTACTCAGACTCAGCCTCAACTACCACAGCCACAGTATGAGTATTATGAACCTAGTCATCCTAGTCATACTACTCAACCTCAGCATCAATATTATGAACCTCCACAAACATACCAACCAcaacagtattatcaacATACCACGGCTCCACAAACATCTCAACAACAACCAATATATCAGTATTATGAACCACCATCTACTCAACCACAGACTCAGCCACAACCACAACCACAAACACAAACAGAAGTAACTCAGCCTCCTCAAACTCAAACACAAACTGTGgaagatgatgataatttttatgtCACAGAACATGACCAAGTACAACAACCACAACCACAAAAGAAACCAACAAAAAGAAAGAAACCAATAACAACTCAACAAATTCAACCTCCAAGTGGAGATGAAGATGAGgaagatgatgatgaaCAACCAATTAAGCTAAAAAAGCCTAggtatattaaaataactaaacaTATCAAATTCTATAAAAGAAATTATCTGGGAATGCTTGTACCAATGTCTGGTGAAGATTATGTCGTAAAACATAATGATCGAGATAAAGCAAaatatgattttatttcaaaTCTTGAGCAGATAGAATCTGATGGTGAGATTATTTTTGAACATTTATACGGAACACCGTATTTTTCATCATTAACTCACAGTAAAAGAACTAACATTCATATACTGACAAATGGTGAAggatttatattaattaaaaaaattagagGGGAATGGAGAAGAACTGATGCTCCGATTCCAGACTATGTAAAACTATTCAAACAGGATCTTGAAGGCAATGATGTTTTATTGACCAAATatcattatactattactttTACCTCAAATGGATCCTTTAGATATTCATTCCTCCCAGGTGTAGAATGCCATAAAATAGTTGTTGACGGTCTAGTGGCATGGGAGAAAACTGAAGAGGATGAAGGTTTCCCTCTAgttttttatattacacCAAAAATGAGTGTTATGGTTAActttgaaaattatttcaaagTGTTTGAAAGGAGAGGTAGCAAATATACTCGCTTGTTCACTAAGTCTAGTGCCGGAAGATCTAAATATcactaa
- a CDS encoding SVSP family protein yields the protein MDRFISYECLFILIIIGYVRCSDKYPQPPETIPQPQSGNLVPVSDNQQTQTYQTQTIVYYGHPETTQNFPFPQPINQPYVPQFPTQTYQTQPINYYDHPQPINQPYVPQFQPTPQTAPVQYYVPTIIPPVPVQHYELSPHPMTQQPVLVQPYQLYVPAQITPQPQPIQQIPLQHRPYQHTAHHQFRPQYRGPRGPFRQEYHGPRYPRYRPPYYQPIRYGPPVYSYQQSDDYQIVQPVNNYGTPPIAEQSETTDKVKELQPELVKLELGSDSEDEYYQTTKGPEGIDKLSVEQPSQNSDQPSEPSDTYKELEPKHIPVEVKSDDEESISEPKKHVKK from the coding sequence ATGGATCGATTTATATCATATGAAtgtttatttatactaataattattgGATATGTGAGATGTAGTGATAAATATCCTCAACCACCTGAAACAATACCTCAACCACAATCCGGGAATTTAGTTCCTGTATCTGATAATCAACAAACACAAACTTATCAAACACAAACAATAGTTTACTATGGGCACCCTGAAACTACTCAAAATTTCCCATTTCCTCAACCAATAAATCAACCATATGTCCCTCAATTTCCAACTCAAACTTATCAAACACAACCAATTAACTACTATGATCACCCTCAACCAATAAATCAACCATATGTCCCTCAATTTCAACCTACGCCACAGACAGCACCAGTACAATACTATGTACCTACAATAATACCACCTGTACCAGTACAACACTATGAATTGTCACCTCATCCAATGACTCAACAACCAGTATTGGTACAACCGTATCAACTATATGTACCAGCTCAAATCACTCCTCAACCTCAGCCTATTCAACAAATACCTCTACAGCATAGACCTTATCAACACACAGCTCATCATCAATTTAGACCTCAATATCGTGGTCCTAGAGGGCCATTTAGACAAGAATATCATGGACCAAGATATCCTAGATATAGACCTCCATATTATCAACCTATTAGATATGGTCCTCCTGTGTATTCTTATCAACAATCAGATGATTATCAAATCGTACAACCTGTTAACAATTATGGAACTCCTCCTATTGCAGAACAAAGTGAAACAACCGATAAGGTTAAAGAGTTGCAACCTGAACTTGTCAAACTTGAACTCGGATCAGATAGTGAAGATGAATATTATCAAACTACCAAGGGACCAGAAGGGATTGATAAACTATCTGTAGAACAACCATCTCAAAATTCTGATCAGCCATCCGAACCAAGTGATACATATAAGGAATTAGAACCTAAACATATCCCAGTCGAAGTAAAATCCGATGATGAGGAAAGCATATCTGAGCCAAAAAAACATGTaaagaaataa